TACCCCGCCAACGCGACCATAGCGGATAGTCAAGGCAGGTTTAGGCTGCGCGAAACCAGTTTTCTTGTTGAGCCGGGTAGCGAACCGGTTAGCTGCCGCTCGCACCGCCGGATCGGTGTCAGTCTCAAAACGGATACCTAGCTTTCCTTTGAGCGCAAAGCGACCAGCACCCCACGTAAGCTGCGCTGGCACCGGCATGAGCTGGCGAGTATCAGTAGGTTGTGCCCGCGCAATGAATGAACAAAGGAGAAAGCAGCTACAGAGCAGTAGGCGCGCTGCGCGAAGAGAAACAAGCATGTAGAAACCTCAGGTTGGAAAGCCGAAGGTATCAAAACCATTTAATAGCCTAAATCAATCCCCGCGACTTGAACTCTAGGTATTTGTTGATCGTGTTGATCGTGAGGTTTTCTGGTGCGGTGAGTAGAGCATGGATGCCGTAGCGCTTTAGCTCCCGCACAATCTGCCGTTTTTCCTGAGAGAATTTCTCGGCAATAGTTTGGTTGTAAACGTCCTCGGTCGTGTCGGCGGGAGAGTTCAGATAAGCATCTAGCTCTGTATTCTCAAAAAACACAACCAGCAGTAAGTGGTCCTTGGCCAACCGCCGTAGGTAGGGCAGTTGCCGTTGCAAGCCACTCAGTGTTTCGAAATTGGTAAATAGGATCAGCAAGCTGCGCTGGCGGATTTTAGCTTTGATATTTGTGTAAAGCAGCTCAAAATCGGTTTCCAGATATTTGGTACGCTGCCGATAAAGCACTTCCAGCAGCTTGAGCATGTGCCCACTGCGACGGTCGGCGGGCACGATGGCGCTGAGCTGGTTTGAAAATGTAACAAGACCTGCTTTATCGTGCTTGATGAGTGCGATGTTGCTGACGACTAGCGTAGCGTTAATGGCATAATCTAGCAGACTGAGGCCAGCAAAGGGCATGCGCATCACCCGACCCTTGTCGATGAGGCAATATACCTGCTGGGCACGCTCATCCTGAAAGTGGTTGACAACTAAGGTATCAGAGCTGGCACTGGCGCGGCGGGCAGAAGCTTTCCAGTTGATGGTGCGCGGGTCGTCGCCGGCTACGTAAGGCCGAATTTGCTCAAACTCCATGCTGTGACCCACGCGGCGGATTCGTTTCACCCCCACTTCCGTCAGGCGGTTGCTGATGGCCAGCAACTCGTATTGGCGCATCTGCAAAAACGACGGATACACGGGCACCACCTGATCTTGGTCGTAGCGAAAACGACGGCGCACCAACCCGATGGGAGAGGCTACAAATACATTGACGGCACCGAATTGGTACTCGCCGCGCTTCGTGGGCCGTAGCTGGTAGCGGATAATGGCCGTGTCGCCTGCTGGCAAAGCAGCCCGAAACAACACGTCGCGGCGCTGGAACTGCACGGGTATCTCGTCGATAGTTTGCGTGCTGACGGGAAAACGGTAGTGGTTCTCCAGGTAAATAGCAATGTCGTTTTCGCTCCCATTAGCGAGCTTATCGCCTAACACGCGGCGCCCAAAGACGTGCCCTGCTCCGTTTTGGCCTGGCGTGTAGAGTAGCAGCACATCTAGCAGCGTAAGTACTGCTAGCAGCGTTAACGCTATTTGGAAGGGCGCAAGCAGCACCGGCAAGAAAAAAGCCACTACCAGCCCAATTACTACAACCGCTAAAGCTAGAAAGAAGCGTGGGGTGAGAAACATGTCAAGTAGCAGTTACCATTTGCCCTGTTCAATCAGATAAGAATTGAGCAGGCGCTTAGTAGGAGATGATAGATTTTAGCTGATAAATGGTAACTGATTAAGCGAAATTACCTAGGTACTTCTAGCTGCTGAATAATCTGCTTTACCACATCGTCGGGCGAGACGCCTTCCATTTCGCGCTCTGGCGTAAGCAGAATACGGTGGCGTAGTACGGCCGGCGCCAGGAACTGCACATCCTCGGGTGTCACGAAGTCGCGGCCGCGTAGCGCTGATAGGGCTTTGGCGCCATTGAGCAGAGCTAGGGATGCCCGAGGCGAGGCACCTAGGTAGAGAGCCTTGTGCGCCCGTGTGCTGCCAACAAGCTGGGCAATGTATTCCAGCAGTTTCGGCTCGACGTGCTGCTGGCGAACTTGCTGACGCAGCTCCTGTATATCAGCGGCGCTTAGAACTGCATTTACCGCTTCGAGCGGCGTACCACCAAAACCTGCATGGTGTCCTTGCAGGATAGCTACCTCTTCGGCTGTCGTTGGGTAGCCGACGTTGATCTTGAACAAGAAGCGGTCGAGCTGGGCCTCCGGCAGGCGGTACGTTCCTTCTTGCTCAATGGGGTTTTGCGTTGCCAGTACCAGGAAGGGCTCCTGCATGGGGTACGTAGTGCCATCCTGCGTGATGTGGCGCTCTTCCATTACCTCAAACAAGGCGGACTGAGTCTTGGCCGGGGCCCGGTTGATTTCGTCGATCAGGACGACGCTCGCGAAAATGGGACCGGGCCGGAATTCAAATTCTGCTTTGTTGGGCCGAAAAACTGAGGTGCCAAGCACATCCGACGGCATTAGGTCGGGAGTGAACTGCACACGACTAAACGGAATAGCTAGGGTGCGTGCCAGGAGTTTAGCCGTCAGGGTTTTTGCTACGCCGGGTACACCTTCCAACAACACGTGACCATCAGCCAAAATAGCTGTGAGCAACAAATCCAGCAGCGTCTGTTGGCCCACAATAACCTTCCCTAGCTCCCGACGGATGGCGTCGGCGCTAGCTTGTAGCTTGCCAAGATCGGCTCGCGGCGCAAACCCCGCGGGTACGCTGGGCAATGATTCACCCAGGGGCATCTGCGGAGAATCGAGCGAAAGAGAAGGAGATTCGTTTTCCATTAGATGGATAGCTTTTGCAGGATAGATAAAGGGAAATTATTAGCAGAAACGAGGTCAACGCGCATCGCGCCGAAAATCACTGATGCGTCTACTTAGTACAAGTAGCTCCTGATCGGAGACGCGGGGCGCTGTGCGGGCAAAATTGATCAGGCGCACTAGCTCATCGATGCGCGTTCGGGGAAGGCCCGTTTTGTGCGCGAGTCGTTCGCGGAATTGCTCATCAGCTAGGTTCTGCGTGTCCTCCTGAAACTGCGTACGGATATATTCCAGGAACAAGCTGATCTTCTTCTCGGCAATGAGCTGGTGATTGTTGCCCTGCTGATACAGCGACGCAATGGTGCGCGTGAAAAGCATCGTAGTGTTCGGCAGGGGCTTCACCACCGGAATAATGCGCTGCCGCCGCTTCGCTTCAAACGCCATGAACAGTACCACGCCAAGCAAGCTAGCATAGAAAGCGGTGCGCAGCGCTGGGTAGCGAAGCACCACACGCAGCAACGATTGTTGCCCGACGCGGCCCTGCTTCTGGTACTCATCCCACCAGATGGTACGTGGGGCTGGCAAGTAGGAGAGACCTGCAAAGGCAAAGTCGCTGGTTTGCGGCCGGAGCACATACAAGTTGGTGAAGGCAATCGGAACGGAACATAGGTAGAAATTGCCGCGGCCGTGCGGAATGTGTAAAAGCACCGGATGGTTTCGAGTGTCCGCCGCCAGCACCCTAGGTTGGGTGGTGGCGCTATCAAGTAGGAAGTGAGCCGCTGCTACTTGCCTAGGGTAGCGAAAACGGCGCTGCGAAGTTGGTCCTCCTGGCGTGAAGCGCAGCGTTACTGAGTCAGTGCGCAGCACGCCCATGCCGTTGCGCAGCGTGCGCACGCGGGCATACGTATCGGTGTCGAAATGCAGCGTATCGCTTAGTTTGGCGTCAAACTCCTCAGCGGCGATGAATACATTATTGCCACTGGCGACGAAGCGGAGCAGGACGTTGCAATCGAGTGAATCCAGCTTGAAAATACTGTTGACGAAGCAGTAGTTCACATTGGGAGTGAACGTCTGGCTACTGTCAATGCTAGGATTATCGGGGCTGGCACCAGGGTACAGCTGATTGAAGATCGGCTCGCGCACCGTTTGCACGGGGCGCTTGAACAGGTCGGGTAGCAGATCGAACAGCGCGTAGGTGCCGTACGGAATCTTGTCGTGGTTGATGAACGTAGGCGTACGATCAACCGGCTTCGGCTGGTTGTACTCCGCCACCACATAGGCTCCGAACAAAACCAGTAGTCCTAGCAGATACAGTTGAAACCGACGGTTTTTCATCAGGCGGCGCGGGTCGTAAGAAGCTGCAACAAAGCCTCTCGAGCTTCGCGGGCGAGCGTGTAGTGCGACGCCGTAAGGGGCAACTCGCCGTACCAGGCGTATTCAAATTGCCGGGCTACTTCGCGGAATGCCACCGGCAAAGGTCCGGCGGGCAACTCGGCTAGGTAGTCGGCATTCGTTTTCTCCGGTCGCCAAGTAAGCAGGCTGCGGTCGGTGAGTTGCTTCAGAACACTCAAAAAACCGAGTCGCACAGCCAAGCGGTAATCGCCTGCTGCTTCCGCCTCTGCGATACGGACGGGGAAATCAACGGCGTGAATGTCTTCCCCTTCGGTGGTGTAGGCAAGCGGCATGCGCTGCGGATTGCGGCCAAAGGCGCTTGTGAGATCAACTTTAAGCAAGCGCAACACAATGAAGATGAAGGCAACGAGGAAGGCGCCGTACACGACGTAGCGGCCGCCATGCTGGTACACAGGGCCGTTGAGCGTGCGACCCAGCCAGCGTCGCAAACGGTGCAAAAACAAATCCCAGGCGCTAGCTTGGGGCGCTACCTCCGTTTCGTATTGCAACTCGCGCTGGCTGCGCAGGTTTTCCAGATGAGCCGCCTTAGGACGGCGCAACGATACGGGTGGCGCAGCGTTGGTCGGCACAGAAGACGTTACCTGCGCAGCTAGGGGAGCCGCCGAGAGCAGCGCGCCTAGCTGTATAAGCAGCAGTAAGGCGAAGCCAATGCGCCGCGTATGGGCAGAAGCTAGCTTAAAAGCAGGTAAGAAGAGGCGAAAAGGCAAAATGCTCGAGGGGAAGCGGGTGGCGACTAGGTGATTTTAGGAAAGTTACACGAAACGCCAAGCTTAATAGTCTCCTTCTTCCTCGGGCCGGTAATGGTCGGTGGGGTGAAGTGGCACAGGCTGGGCCGGTTGACCAATACGGTCGACCAAGGAATGCAGGCCTTCGCCGTCTTTCCGCTCAACCAGGTTGAAGTATTGAAAAGCTAGCCCAATAAAGATTAGTGGGTAGATGAAAAGCATGACAAACGTGCTGAGCGCATTAGCCGCCACGGTGAGGATTGGGCTAAGCGGCGTTTCGTGCGTCGAAAAGATGGACCAGGCATTCAGTAGACTCACCGGAACTACTATCACGGAAGCTAGAATACCTAGTATGATGCTCAGCACGAAAATCAGCCCGAACGTA
This Hymenobacter sp. GOD-10R DNA region includes the following protein-coding sequences:
- a CDS encoding DUF58 domain-containing protein, with amino-acid sequence MFLTPRFFLALAVVVIGLVVAFFLPVLLAPFQIALTLLAVLTLLDVLLLYTPGQNGAGHVFGRRVLGDKLANGSENDIAIYLENHYRFPVSTQTIDEIPVQFQRRDVLFRAALPAGDTAIIRYQLRPTKRGEYQFGAVNVFVASPIGLVRRRFRYDQDQVVPVYPSFLQMRQYELLAISNRLTEVGVKRIRRVGHSMEFEQIRPYVAGDDPRTINWKASARRASASSDTLVVNHFQDERAQQVYCLIDKGRVMRMPFAGLSLLDYAINATLVVSNIALIKHDKAGLVTFSNQLSAIVPADRRSGHMLKLLEVLYRQRTKYLETDFELLYTNIKAKIRQRSLLILFTNFETLSGLQRQLPYLRRLAKDHLLLVVFFENTELDAYLNSPADTTEDVYNQTIAEKFSQEKRQIVRELKRYGIHALLTAPENLTINTINKYLEFKSRGLI
- a CDS encoding AAA family ATPase: MPLGESLPSVPAGFAPRADLGKLQASADAIRRELGKVIVGQQTLLDLLLTAILADGHVLLEGVPGVAKTLTAKLLARTLAIPFSRVQFTPDLMPSDVLGTSVFRPNKAEFEFRPGPIFASVVLIDEINRAPAKTQSALFEVMEERHITQDGTTYPMQEPFLVLATQNPIEQEGTYRLPEAQLDRFLFKINVGYPTTAEEVAILQGHHAGFGGTPLEAVNAVLSAADIQELRQQVRQQHVEPKLLEYIAQLVGSTRAHKALYLGASPRASLALLNGAKALSALRGRDFVTPEDVQFLAPAVLRHRILLTPEREMEGVSPDDVVKQIIQQLEVPR
- a CDS encoding DUF4350 domain-containing protein, which produces MKNRRFQLYLLGLLVLFGAYVVAEYNQPKPVDRTPTFINHDKIPYGTYALFDLLPDLFKRPVQTVREPIFNQLYPGASPDNPSIDSSQTFTPNVNYCFVNSIFKLDSLDCNVLLRFVASGNNVFIAAEEFDAKLSDTLHFDTDTYARVRTLRNGMGVLRTDSVTLRFTPGGPTSQRRFRYPRQVAAAHFLLDSATTQPRVLAADTRNHPVLLHIPHGRGNFYLCSVPIAFTNLYVLRPQTSDFAFAGLSYLPAPRTIWWDEYQKQGRVGQQSLLRVVLRYPALRTAFYASLLGVVLFMAFEAKRRQRIIPVVKPLPNTTMLFTRTIASLYQQGNNHQLIAEKKISLFLEYIRTQFQEDTQNLADEQFRERLAHKTGLPRTRIDELVRLINFARTAPRVSDQELLVLSRRISDFRRDAR
- a CDS encoding DUF4129 domain-containing protein, translating into MPFRLFLPAFKLASAHTRRIGFALLLLIQLGALLSAAPLAAQVTSSVPTNAAPPVSLRRPKAAHLENLRSQRELQYETEVAPQASAWDLFLHRLRRWLGRTLNGPVYQHGGRYVVYGAFLVAFIFIVLRLLKVDLTSAFGRNPQRMPLAYTTEGEDIHAVDFPVRIAEAEAAGDYRLAVRLGFLSVLKQLTDRSLLTWRPEKTNADYLAELPAGPLPVAFREVARQFEYAWYGELPLTASHYTLAREAREALLQLLTTRAA